From the genome of Miscanthus floridulus cultivar M001 chromosome 10, ASM1932011v1, whole genome shotgun sequence, one region includes:
- the LOC136486800 gene encoding uncharacterized protein isoform X4, with translation MGVEEEHDGEEQRRPLLSSAPPAAADQHQQQYQFLGRSSSSVLRGGGGGWEGPEVSADEVRSAAAGGFYTPQAPPPHGDHAYAYPPSIHSAVLSPSPSHAPSSPHPNAAEGLAIVPQGPYPYGGSYQPSESVGRDVLDEVEIRQLLIDHIGHRFCWGSHPARTWKITSIEDCNVYVGTLETFIEERHIITKKEPYESGNIDGREKDPLLGLWELDLRSKFPALFVPEEEVMVKIPHSDIIEKCSDCEGRGEKPCPTCNAGQEHGFYKANQMTQCGACHGRGLLAHQDGSDTISNWTWIPLWEEGPTI, from the exons ATGGGTGTGGAGGAGGAGCACGACGGCGAGGAGCagcgccgccccctcctctcctccGCCCCGCCAG CCGCGGCGGACCAGCACCAGCAGCAGTACCAGTTCCTGGGCCGGAGCAGCTCTTCGGTGCTGCGCGGCGGTGGCGGGGGCTGGGAAGGGCCCGAGGTGAGCGCCGACGAGGTCAggtccgccgccgccggcggcttcTACACGCCCCAGGCTCCGCCTCCCCACGGCGACCACGCCTACGCTTACCCGCCGTCCATCCACAGCGCCGTGCTCTCCCCGTCCCCATCTCACGCCCCATCGTCTCCGCATCCAAATG CTGCAGAAGGGTTGGCGATTGTTCCTCAAGGGCCATATCCGTACGGTGGCAGTTACCAACCTTCTGAGAGCGTCGGGAG GGATGTACTGGATGAGGTGGAGATCCGACAGCTGCTCATTGACCATATTGGACATCGATTCTGTTGGGGAAGTCACCCTGCCCGCACATGGAAAATTACCTCCATTGAGGACTGCAATGTCTATGTTGGCACCTTGGAAACCTTCATCGAGGAAAGGCACATTATTACAAAAAAGGAACCCTATGAAAGTGGGAATATAGATGGAAGAGAAAAAGATCCTTTGCTTGGATTGTGGGAACTAGATTTGAGGTCTAAGTTTCCTGCACTTTTTGTACCAGAGGAAGAAGTGATGGTCAAGATTCCACATTCAGATATTATTGAAAAATGCTCAG actGCGAGGGTCGTGGAGAGAAACCATGCCCTACATGCAATGCTGGTCAGGAGCACGGGTTTTATAAAGCAAATCAGATGACCCAGTGTGGTGCATGTCATGGCCGAGGTTTACTTGCTCACCAAGATGGATCTGATACAAT CTCTAATTGGACGTGGATTCCTCTTTGGGAGGAGGGGCCGACCATCTAG